From one Anguilla rostrata isolate EN2019 chromosome 12, ASM1855537v3, whole genome shotgun sequence genomic stretch:
- the LOC135235799 gene encoding transmembrane protein 126A-like, with product MSETNEALNDMENLKPKSAIMNVLLTKFERLPDTDKKLFAYGPIYLGMNGAFSGLIANSFFRRVLKVSQGWITSSLPMAVLPFLSTVALYQATISQPLLSGNLDCKACAEVRGALLGVVVGGLYPVALALPVNAGLASRYNTTPMPEKGKVLQFMVKITKPVLKKMSFVVVLQAICGYYLSSLQYRIYRKAVELPSSDSEDQEAID from the exons ATGTCAGAGACAAACGAGGCCCTGAATGATATGGAAAATTTGAAACCTAAATCTGCGATCATGAATGTGCTTTTAACAAAATTTGAACGGCTTCCAGATACAGACAA GAAATTATTTGCATACGGCCCCATATATCTGGGAATGAATGGGGCGTTCAGTGGATTGATCGCCAACAGTTTTTTCCGTCGAGTGCTTAAAGTCAGTCAAGGCTGGATCACGTCGAGTTTGCCAATGGCCGTACTGCCCTTCCTATCAACCGTAGCACTTTACCAAGCCACCATATCGCAGCCTCTGCTCTCCG GGAATCTCGACTGCAAGGCCTGCGCGGAAGTTCGAGGTGCGCTCCTGGGTGTGGTCGTTGGCGGCCTCTACCCTGTTGCTTTAGCATTGCCTGTGAATGCTGGCCTGGCATCAAG ATACAACACAACACCAATGCCAGAGAAGGGAAAGGTTTTACAGTTCATGGTCAAAATCACCAAGCCCGTACTCAAGAAAATGTCCTTTGTAGTCGTGCTTCAAGCCATTTGCGGCTATTACTTGAGCTCCCTGCAGTACAGAATCTACAGGAAAGCAGTGGAACTACCTTCTTCCGACAGTGAAGATCAAGAAGCTATAGATTAA